The Rhizobium tumorigenes genome window below encodes:
- a CDS encoding ornithine cyclodeaminase: MPAIVNLNIVPFISVENMMDLAVSTGIENFLVQLAGYIEEDFRRWESFDKIPRIASHSRDGVIELMPTSDGTLYGFKYVNGHPKNTKSGRQTVTAFGVLSDVDSGYPLLLSEMTILTALRTAATSAIAAKYLARKDARTMALIGNGAQSEFQALAFKALLHIDRIRLYDIDPEATARCSRNLQRFGFQIEACTSAEQAVEGADIITTATADKHNATILSDNMIGPGVHINGVGGDCPGKTEMHRDILLRSDIFVEFPPQTRIEGEIQQLAPDHPVTELWRVMTGQDVGRKSDKQITLFDSVGFAIEDFSALRYVRDRVEGSRHSSPLDLIADPDEPRDLFGMLLRRQAFRTLGS; encoded by the coding sequence ATGCCAGCAATTGTCAACCTCAACATCGTTCCGTTCATCAGTGTTGAAAACATGATGGATTTGGCGGTCAGCACCGGGATCGAGAACTTCCTTGTTCAACTGGCCGGCTACATTGAAGAAGATTTCCGGCGCTGGGAAAGCTTCGACAAGATTCCACGCATCGCCTCGCATTCGCGGGACGGCGTGATTGAACTCATGCCGACGAGCGACGGCACCCTCTACGGCTTTAAATACGTCAACGGCCACCCGAAAAACACGAAGTCGGGACGCCAGACGGTGACCGCGTTCGGCGTGCTCTCCGATGTCGATAGCGGCTATCCGCTGCTGCTGTCGGAAATGACAATCCTGACGGCCTTGCGAACGGCCGCAACCTCCGCGATCGCGGCAAAATATCTGGCGCGTAAAGATGCGCGCACGATGGCGCTGATCGGCAACGGTGCCCAGAGCGAGTTCCAGGCGCTCGCCTTCAAGGCGCTGCTCCATATCGATCGGATACGGCTTTACGATATCGACCCGGAGGCAACCGCTCGCTGCAGCCGCAATCTCCAGCGGTTCGGGTTTCAGATCGAGGCGTGCACCTCTGCGGAACAGGCGGTCGAAGGTGCCGATATCATTACGACAGCGACGGCCGACAAGCACAACGCCACGATCCTGAGCGACAATATGATCGGGCCCGGCGTCCACATCAACGGCGTCGGCGGCGACTGCCCAGGCAAGACCGAGATGCACCGCGATATCTTGCTGCGTTCGGATATTTTCGTGGAGTTTCCGCCACAGACCCGGATTGAAGGCGAGATCCAGCAACTCGCGCCAGATCATCCTGTGACGGAACTTTGGCGCGTAATGACTGGCCAGGACGTCGGCCGAAAGAGCGACAAGCAAATCACGCTTTTCGACAGCGTCGGATTTGCGATCGAGGATTTTTCGGCGCTGCGCTACGTCCGCGACCGCGTTGAGGGATCACGCCACAGCAGCCCACTCGACCTAATAGCCGATCCGGACGAGCCTCGAGATCTCTTTGGAATGTTGCTGCGTCGTCAGGCTTTCCGAACTTTGGGAAGTTGA
- a CDS encoding NAD/NADP octopine/nopaline dehydrogenase family protein — MKVGIAGAGSIAIGYAALLLQNGHEPLIWSRSRERTTDFSAGAPVKITGAISMEFHPHICTNAEELAEADVIVLALPAYGHRFVLDALLPHLSARHSVIISAHLSFAALYLAKGLAERGIEIPITAWSTTVLTCKPRAADTFNIGAIRAKVDMATLPARFAGRAHETCVGLFGDRFDVKDDILTIALSNLNPQDHMGIALCNLSRIERAEDWGQNTNVTPAVGRFLEALDLERLAIASAFGKTVRSTFDHFRLSFDISGQSVSEISSILVERGSDPAGPKSLDTRYVLEDVPFGLIPTLHLAKAAGVSAPLHESGVRILSACYGRDFSEENDLLKDLGPLDLPTLKKRVVTGYAITAEPV, encoded by the coding sequence ATGAAGGTTGGAATAGCGGGAGCAGGATCGATCGCCATTGGATATGCGGCGTTGCTCTTACAGAATGGCCATGAGCCATTGATCTGGTCGCGTTCACGCGAAAGAACTACTGATTTCTCTGCCGGCGCGCCGGTGAAGATCACGGGTGCTATCAGCATGGAGTTCCACCCGCACATCTGCACGAACGCCGAGGAATTGGCCGAAGCCGATGTGATCGTGCTGGCACTGCCAGCCTATGGTCACCGCTTTGTTCTCGACGCTCTTCTGCCGCACCTCAGCGCACGTCATTCGGTGATCATCAGCGCCCATCTTTCCTTTGCGGCGCTCTACCTCGCCAAGGGGCTGGCCGAGCGTGGAATCGAGATTCCAATCACGGCATGGAGCACGACTGTGCTGACCTGCAAGCCGCGGGCAGCGGATACGTTCAACATCGGTGCCATCCGGGCAAAGGTCGATATGGCGACCCTACCGGCACGCTTCGCAGGACGGGCGCACGAAACATGCGTCGGTCTGTTCGGCGATCGGTTCGACGTTAAGGACGACATCCTCACGATCGCATTGAGCAACCTCAATCCCCAGGACCATATGGGAATCGCGCTTTGCAATTTGTCGCGTATCGAACGCGCTGAGGACTGGGGTCAGAACACCAATGTCACCCCGGCCGTCGGGCGCTTCCTGGAAGCGCTCGATCTTGAGAGGCTGGCAATCGCGTCCGCTTTCGGCAAGACGGTCCGATCCACCTTCGATCACTTCCGATTATCGTTCGACATATCCGGCCAATCGGTTTCAGAAATATCATCGATCCTGGTCGAGCGCGGAAGCGACCCGGCAGGTCCGAAGAGCCTCGATACTCGCTACGTGCTCGAAGACGTTCCCTTTGGTCTGATCCCCACCCTGCATTTGGCAAAAGCAGCCGGCGTATCGGCGCCTTTGCATGAAAGCGGCGTGCGAATTTTAAGCGCCTGCTACGGACGCGACTTTTCCGAAGAAAACGACCTGCTTAAAGACCTCGGCCCGCTGGATCTGCCCACGCTCAAGAAACGGGTAGTTACCGGGTACGCGATCACGGCCGAACCCGTGTGA